The following are from one region of the Magallana gigas chromosome 6, xbMagGiga1.1, whole genome shotgun sequence genome:
- the LOC105331253 gene encoding DNA repair protein REV1 isoform X2 translates to MAAKKQKLYDQFTDGGRTLKSNIFHGIVIHVDGYTKPSSDELKKIMHQHGGHYEHFLYKRKVTHIIATSLPNSKITKGLKHCKVVKPEWITESVAAGRLLSYIPYQLYTGQTKLQQGLSAFATESSTKICNSTIAGICTKNSLSRNLAGDNSRSGNLAEKADEEEEVDEEMKKRMEKIVKEVESGSEESDSDNEFGRYIVEETGQKQAILDDSLTNVSLDEIEASTSCTLNNRSAALPSVSLKVRTDANESVSNAMKSPSPNSKPHGRAGDPHYLSEFYNNSRLHHLSTWKSEWREYVSKKSKEMTSFPGRQALIKIVDEHAADLESRDMDYGGSMAAASAKPERVIMHVDMDCFFVSVGLRKRPDLIGKPVAVTHSKGQGKKGPVPGSDIEYEQRMWSIKKNKNTATNPDQRSDPDPSVEGFGRKGNLDSFSSMSEIASCSYEARQAGVKNGMFMGPAKKLCPDLQTIPYDFDGYQEVSQILYDTVLSFTHDIEAVSCDEMLVDCTDLLAATGADPGQFASLLRRQIHQKTGCTASAGMGGNVLLAKMATKKAKPNGQFYLKGDDVMDFMKDQSVQNIPGVGWSMNRKLKLMGVTTCGQLQEIPQSTLQKEFGPKTGLSLYRGCRGQDDRLIKTNQERKSVSAEVNYGIRFKSKMEADKFIRDLSEEVHNRLHDIGMKGRTVTLKLMVRREDAPLETAKFMGHGICNNISKSSMLPLATDDANLIYQECMTILNGLCLNCLDLRGIGIQVQKLESAIVGGSHQKKSQSILNFTTSTKISSTKASPHKASVSETPQNNTIIKPATSSTSANHASVGDTTSHKSKSVETISHIGTDPDERHWTDTLIHLDREVSPDKGSPEGALELHRHIENAFSQSQNNGDIAHDEGGNFLEGAVCQDLLSELSRRKTANRFLPPLPTLDIPSTPEYKHLLNKPSTSSAAGQGTPTTNGASVDYFPSPSQIDQDVLRELPPEIRAQIENEMQSLRREPRQARQKVPNYSEEPGCSHWTSTEPPASPRTSAPIVPLPDLSQLDESCLNALPDDMQKEIKEAYQNQQKQQQSLQCLSTVLKSPQKTSPKGKSPRKTSPHNKGRSPGKHSPQFKVPRGRPGRGRPKKLEFRQRGQPTIFSAVTGRQETILSDFASSEASLPEISEKNIDKEENDPVIVKSMGMDTAPVNLCGAVTIAEVRSLLKEWIQSSPEPEEDDEEVVTSYLQNLIMDKNLEQVDLVIKFLKRHIQRIENTNWETSFEKIVTDVQSFMKTYHGAELKIC, encoded by the exons AGCCATCCTCAGATGAGTTGAAAAAGATCATGCATCAACATGGAGGCCATTATGAACATTTTCTGTACAAGAGGAAAGTGACTCACATAATTGCTACTAGTCTTCCTAATAGTAAGATCACAAAGGGACTGAAACACTGTAAGGTGGTCAAGCCAGAGTGGATTACTGAAAG TGTTGCTGCTGGTAGACTTCTGTCATACATTCCCTATCAACTCTACACAGGTCAGACCAAACTCCAGCAGGGGTTGTCTGCCTTTGCCACAGAGTCCTCCACCAAAATATGTAACTCCACCATAGCCGGTATCTGTACCAAGAATTCCCTCAGCAGAAACCTGGCGGGTGATAACAGCAGAAGTGGAAATTTAGCAGAGAAGGCCGATGAAGAAGAGGAGGTGGATGAGGAGATGAAGAAAAGGATGGAAAAGATTGTGAAGGAAGTGGAAAGTGGATCAGAGGAGAGTGATTCAGACAATGAGTTTGGGAGATACATTGTTGAGGAAACTGGACAAAAACAGGCCATTCTTGATGACTCATTGACAAATGTTAGTCTAGATGAAATTGAAGCTTCTACGTCGTGCACATTGAACAACCGAAGTGCAGCACTTCCCTCAGTATCTTTAAAAGTCAGAACTGATGCTAATGAGTCTGTTTCTAATGCAATGAAAAGCCCTTCTCCTAACAGTAAGCCTCATGGCAGAGCAGGGGATCCACATTATCTGAGTGAGTTCTACAACAATTCAAGGCTCCACCATCTATCCACATGGAAGTCTGAGTGGAGAGAATACGTCAGCAAGAAGTCGAAAGAAATGACAAGTTTTCCAGGCAGACAGGCTCTGATCAAGATTGTGGATGAGCATGCAGCTGACTTGGAGTCCAGGGACATGGATTATGGTGGCTCTATGGCAGCCGCGTCAGCTAAACCAGAACGCGTCATCATGCATGTGGACATGGATTGCTTCTTTGTGTCAGTTGGTCTGAGAAAAAGGCCAGATCTGATTG GTAAACCTGTGGCAGTTACACATTCCAAGGGTCAAGGCAAAAAAGGGCCGGTTCCTGGCTCAGACATTGAATATGAACAGAGAATGTGGAGCATCAAGAAAAATAAGAACACGGCAACAAATCCAGACCAGCGATCCGATCCGGATCCTAGTGTGGAAGGGTTCGGAAGGAAGGGAAACCTGGATTCCTTCTCCTCCATGTCTGAGATAGCTTCCTGCAGCTATGAAGCCAGGCAG GCTGGTGTGAAGAATGGAATGTTCATGGGCCCAGCCAAGAAATTGTGCCCAGACTTGCAGACTATTCCTTATGACTTTGATGGCTACCAGGAAGTCTCTCAAATACTCTATGATACTGTGTTAAg ttTCACTCACGACATTGAGGCAGTAAGCTGTGATGAGATGTTGGTAGATTGCACAGATCTGCTAGCAGCCACAGGGGCTGACCCAGGGCAGTTTGCCTCTCTACTACGGAGACAGATACACCAGAAGACTGGTTGTACAGCATCTGCTGGCATGG gAGGAAATGTTTTACTGGCAAAAATGGCCACCAAGAAGGCAAAGCCAAATGGACAGTTTTATTTGAAGGGGGATGATGTGATGGACTTTATGAAGGATCAATCAGTTCAGAACATCCCAG gtgttGGGTGGTCAATGAACAGGAAGCTGAAGTTGATGGGGGTCACAACCTGTGGTCAGCTACAAGAGATCCCCCAGTCCACCCTACAGAAGGAGTTTGGCCCCAAGACAGGACTGTCCCTGTACAGGGGATGCAGGGGTCAGGACGACCGACTGATCAAAACCAACCAAGAGAGGAAATCCGTGTCTGCTGAAGTGAATTATGGGATCAGATTCAAATCG AAAATGGAGGCAGATAAGTTCATCAGAGATTTGTCGGAAGAAGTTCACAATCGTCTGCATGACATTGGAATGAAGGGGAGAACTGTCACCTTGAAACTAATGGTCAGAAGGGAGGATGCTCCTCTAGAAACGGCAAAGTTCATGG GTCATGGAATTTGCAACAACATCTCTAAGTCTTCCATGTTACCGTTGGCAACTGATGATGCCAATTTGATTTACCAAGAATGTATGACTATCTTGAATGGATTGTGTCTGAACTGTTTGGACTTGCGAGGGATTGGGATCCAAGTCCAGAAGCTAGAGTCAGCAATTGTCGGTGGAAGTCATCAGAAAAAATCCCAGAGCATTCTCAATTTTACCACTAGCACaa aAATTTCAAGTACAAAAGCTAGTCCTCATAAAGCAAGTGTCTCGGAAACTCCCCAAAATAATACAATCATTAAACCTGCTACATCTTCAACATCAGCGAACCATGCAAGTGTAGGTGATACAACTAGTCATAAGAGTAAATCGGTGGAAACTATAAGTCACATCGGAACAGATCCGGATGAGAGACACTGGACTGATACATTAATACATCTGGATCGGGAAGTGAGTCCTGATAAAGGGAGTCCTGAGGGAGCATTAGAACTACACAGACACATAGAGAATGCTTTCTCACAGAGCCAGAATAATGGGGATATTGCCCATGATGAGGGAGGAAATTTTCTGGAGGGAGCAGTTTGTCAGGACCTCCTCTCTGAACTATCTAG aaGGAAAACTGCCAACAGGTTTTTGCCTCCTTTGCCAACGCTTGACATTCCCTCTACACCAGAATACAAGCACCTGCTGAACAAACCCAGTACCTCTAGTGCAGCAGGCCAAGGCACACCTACAACAAATGGTGCATCAGTAGATTACTTCCCCTCACCATCCCAG ATTGATCAGGATGTTTTGAGAGAATTGCCTCCAGAAATTCGAGCCCAGATTGAGAATGAAATGCAGAGCTTGAGACGTGAACCTCGACAGGCGAGACAGAAGGTGCCCAATTACAGTGAGGAGCCCGGGTGTTCCCATTGGACCTCGACGGAACCTCCAGCATCACCCAGGACCTCAGCCCCCATTGTTCCCCTCCCTGACCTTTCCCAG TTAGATGAGAGCTGTTTGAATGCTCTCCCTGATGACATGCAGAAAGAAATCAAAGAGGCCTACCAGAATCAGCAGAAACAACAACAAAGTCTACAGTGTCTCTCCACTGTGCTGAAATCGCCACAGAAGACTTCTCCAAAAGGGAAGTCACCCCGTAAGACCAGTCCACACAACAAAGGGAGGTCACCGGGGAAGCACAGTCCCCAGTTCAAGGTGCCCCGGGGTCGTCCTGGCAGGGGGCGTCCAAAGAAACTGGAGTTTCGTCAGCGAGGTCAGCCTACCATATTTTCCGCAGTGACTGGTAGACAG gaaACCATTTTAAGTGATTTTGCTTCAAGTGAAGCAAGCCTACCTGAGATTAGTgagaaaaatattgacaaagaGGAAAATGATCCTGTGATAGTGAAGTCCATGGGAATGGACACTGCACCCGTCAATTTGTGTGGTGCTGTCACCATTGCAGAAGTTAGATCACTGTTAAAGGAGTGGATCCAGAGTTCTCCAG